The DNA window CAGTACGGCTTGTCTTGTACTGCACCGCAGCATCCCTCTCGCCAACCCCAACCCATCTTATGTAATCAACAGACGGCTGGCGGACTCACACCCCCTTCTCGAGAACAACAAGGTTTCTCGTCGCGTCACAGGACCAGAAAAGCACTCCCGGGCTGGCAAAACCACCGCTGGCTTTAGCATTTTCGGCCACAGAACGCTCGCTGGCGTCATCTTAGCCCCAAGACAACGCCCACTAGCCTCAAGCCCGCGGTCCCCAGCTGCTGGGAGGCTACAGCGCCGTGCTCGTACTTGTAGTACCTGCAAGGTACGCAGGGCCTGGTACTGTGGCCGCCACCGCGCTGACGAAACACGGGCTAAGCAGCCAGGGCCGGTACGCAACAGTGGCCGATGTGCAGGTACCCTCAACTCTGAAGCGTCGCCGGGACATGCTGCGCCGCTGCCCCGATTGGCTGCGAAACCTAGAGGAAATTTGGCCCCCgctgggcttttttttctttttctttagcCACCCTCCCAGAAGCAGAACCCTCCTGGAGCCCTTTGGGGAACCTTGAACCCTTTCCAGGGCGCCGTGTCGTCGCTGTCTGAGCCCGCAAAAGCCGCTGAAAGCCCTCTGCTCCAAAactctctccctccctttCCGCGCACTAGCCCCCATCCAACCCTCCAAAACAACGCTCGACTGTAGTAGCCCGCCGTTTTGTTCTCCATCGTGAAAAGAGAGTTCTGGTGCGAGCaagaaaaatagaaacaCACAGGAAAATAGGTGGAAAGCGATCCTCAAGAGTGGCTCCCCTTGcctcgcaaaaaaaaaattatatttattataggCTCGGTCTGAACCTGCTCAGAAATACGATCAACTGACGCCTCGCGCTCATAGGTCCACTGGTTGCTAATCGCTGCTCCCATCACTGAACCCACCACTCTGCTCCCACCACCACTATATTAGCAGCACTACTGCCAGCTACCCAGGCTGCTAGGTGGCAGCatcttccctctttctcATTCCCCTCGCCCACTCGCTCACTTGCTCATCGTTGATCCTTTTCTCGCTGCCCTGGTTTCTTAGCTCCCTCCACCTTTtggcggctgcagctgcggctttccccccccctcctctccccccccaAATTAAGGCCCCAGAAGGCCTAAAGCCAAGGCCCGGACAGAGGAGAAAATATGCGAACTGCACCTGCAGCCAaatccatcaccacctcGCTAATCCCAACCAAAACGCCAAAAGTTTAGGCCAACTTCGCCTTATCACCAACTTCATCCCGCCAGCTGATCGCCGCCCAGCCGACGCCTCGCACGCGATTTTACTTTTCCTCTGGCGCctatcttctcttctcctctggttattttaattatactCTTTGGCTCCGCATCGCCGCAACTCTACTTCGAACCCACATCGCCGGCCGCGTCTTTGTtgccgccacagcagcagaagcgccAAACCGGGATCCTtttcctccatctctctctggCTTTCAATCTCGCATCACAAGCATCGTCAGCTTTATATGCTTATTCACGTGTATAATTCCTCTCGCGATCACGAATAGAGTTTCTCGAATACGTCGCCGTCTTTTTCGCTCCGAAGAAAGCCTCGTTGTCCGAGTCATATTGGCACTGCTGCCGGGCCACGCATCGTCGAACCTTTTATTCAAACCACTCTCGcgacctctctctctctcgaaTTTTCGCTCTTCACTTGCCTCAACAAGCCCTCGATATACCATTCTGCGTTGTTCTACTACGCAACACAAATCGTCTGGCTCGTAGCCGGCACTCTAACCGTCACCAGATGCGCAATACTTTCGAcctggcatcatcatcggcaacGCCTCTCGCTACCGTATATTCCTATCGCAAGGCTATGAGCGGTGATACCGGCAGGAACCGTCCGCCGCCGACAACGTCTGCGTGGATGCAATATCCCGAATCCTGGACCAGCTTGTCGCCCGTGCATATGCAATCACCAGAGCCTCTGGAGCGAGGAggcctcatcgccgccatgaACAGCTTTGCCAACCCCCCGGCCCCTGTTCCGACAGCGCAGTCTGTCCGCGCGGCGTTTAGAGGCCAGCCTTCCTCATCGGCGCCTTCGTACGGCCTCAACGGCGTGAATGGCAACCAGCGATTTGGGGCCGAGCCGCCCAGGAGCACCATGTTTGATGTGTTCGCTCCGcagtcgccgccgcctgtgCGCGTGCTGGTCCGGAACTTGTCGGCCAATACGACAGAAGATGCCCTGCGGCTCATGCTCGTCTTTTCAAACGAGCTGATCAGCGTCGAACTCTTGGCTAACAATTCCGACGACCTGCGCTATCGctctgctgtgctgtatTTCCAATCCATGAACGGCGCGCTTGAAGCCCAAACCAACCTCAACGGCCGCGTCAACATGAacaacagcggcagcatgCTGGTTGATGTCTTGGGCACGTCTACCTATTCGTCGCCTAACAGGATGACGCCTAACCCCGTTCCCTTGGCCAGCCCAAGTGCCGCGTCCAATGTTGACCCTTTTACCACGGCGGTTACTCGTCCTCAGCCAAGCATTGGCAATGGGTTCCCATCCCACGATGCAATGTCGCCGACAATGAGGGGCCGTTTCTTCGGTAGCGTTGCTCCCCATCAGGACCTGGCCGCCCCAGATACCGAGGCTAGCAACCACTACAAGAACTTGTTCAATCCCCAGTCGCCCATTGGAAACCACCTTGCTAACGAGCTGCCCGGCCGACTGGGCAAATACATGATCAACAACGAGctcggcgatgatgatgatagcGAACTTCTCAGAGATCCCATTGCCTATGCGGAAAACGGCACCCCGGCCCAACGCAGAGCTACTGCTCCCAACATTCCCACCAGCCAAATGGCGAGCCTTTCCATCAACACGAGCGCTCCGCCGCCGTTGCCATCGTACATTCCAACCCTGACTTCTCCGGTTCATGGCGTCAACGGCAACAATGGATTCATGAGGGGtgggcagcaacagcaacagcagcagcagcagcagcagcagcagccgcaacagAATCATCACTCACTTACTCGGATGCCGCAGCAAaggccacagcagcagcagcagtcgcgATCACAGGcgcaacagcatcagcaagaCAGGTCCCCTAGGCAACATCTGTCAAAGCCCCAGCAACAAGacaggcagcagcaacagtcGAACCAACAAGTGCCATACGGAAGATCCAACTTTCCTCCCGTCAACCCCGCGGACCAGAATCCTCCCTGCAACACGCTTTACGTTGGCAACCTGCCTGTCGATACggccgaggaggagctcaaggcaaTGTTTTGCAAGCAGCGAGGCTACAAGAGGCTTTGCTTTCGTACCAAAGCGAACGGGCCCATGTGTTTTGTCGAGTTTGAAGACATTTCGTTGGCTACACGGGCACTAAACGAAATGTACGGAGCGTTGCTGCACAACAGCACCAAGGGTGGCATCCGCCTGAGCTTCTCCAAGAACCCGCTTGGCGTTCGTTCTGGCCAGCCTCCTTCGCAGGTCCCTCAGACAACCATGCCTCCCATGAACGGAGCGGCCCCGTCCAACTTGTCCAACGCCTTCGCTGCGGCCAGTGGCCCTCCTCCAGGTCTGTCTGTACCACCGGGACTTGGTTCACGAGGGGCTGGCTACGGCAGCgccggcaacggcaacggcaacggcaacggccacggccacggcatTACGAACCA is part of the Trichoderma atroviride chromosome 1, complete sequence genome and encodes:
- a CDS encoding uncharacterized protein (EggNog:ENOG41) → MHQRRAFGVTQQRGILAAMRNTFDLASSSATPLATVYSYRKAMSGDTGRNRPPPTTSAWMQYPESWTSLSPVHMQSPEPLERGGLIAAMNSFANPPAPVPTAQSVRAAFRGQPSSSAPSYGLNGVNGNQRFGAEPPRSTMFDVFAPQSPPPVRVLVRNLSANTTEDALRLMLVFSNELISVELLANNSDDLRYRSAVLYFQSMNGALEAQTNLNGRVNMNNSGSMLVDVLGTSTYSSPNRMTPNPVPLASPSAASNVDPFTTAVTRPQPSIGNGFPSHDAMSPTMRGRFFGSVAPHQDLAAPDTEASNHYKNLFNPQSPIGNHLANELPGRLGKYMINNELGDDDDSELLRDPIAYAENGTPAQRRATAPNIPTSQMASLSINTSAPPPLPSYIPTLTSPVHGVNGNNGFMRGGQQQQQQQQQQQQQPQQNHHSLTRMPQQRPQQQQQSRSQAQQHQQDRSPRQHLSKPQQQDRQQQQSNQQVPYGRSNFPPVNPADQNPPCNTLYVGNLPVDTAEEELKAMFCKQRGYKRLCFRTKANGPMCFVEFEDISLATRALNEMYGALLHNSTKGGIRLSFSKNPLGVRSGQPPSQVPQTTMPPMNGAAPSNLSNAFAAASGPPPGLSVPPGLGSRGAGYGSAGNGNGNGNGHGHGITNQRNIYREMGKS